Sequence from the uncultured Draconibacterium sp. genome:
CCACACCGGAATATTCAGTAGTTGTTCTATATTTTCAGCAACCTTGTTATCGGTGCGCAACACGATAGGTAACATTTTATCGCCTTCGTAAATGGCTCCAATTGGCCGTCCGTTGGTGGCGACTAAAATGGAGTTCCCCATATCAGCACGAGATAATCCCAGCGGCTGTGCACGTTCAACCGAGTAGACGGGAACAATTTTTTTAGTCTGATTTTTCCAGTCGTCCGTAACATTTACAGCCGATGGCTCTTCTAAAAAGATACGTTTTGCCTGGTTGGCCAAATCCTTTAATATGGCAGGATCGGGACCAATAAACTGCGCCTCAATGTCGGCATCGGCAAAAGCTGCTCCGTATTCCATTACCCGGACAAATGCATTCGGATAATTTTTATTCAGGTAGTTTTCAATCTCAGGAATAAGTGTTTCTACCCGGTCGGTATTGTTTGTTTCAACAATAAAATCGGCATAGTTTGCACCACCTGTTTGCATGTGACGCATTAACAGGTAACGCGCCGGCGGGCGGCCAACAGAACCGGTAACCGCATGCACGCCATCCATGGCCAAAATATCTTCCTGAATTTGTTTTACATCGGCTTCAACCGCATCAATATCGGCTCCCTGCGGAAGGAAGTACTCGATAAAAAACTGGTCGTAATCGATTTTCGACATAAAGTCGACTTTTACAAAACGGAACGACCAGAATGCAAAAATTAAAATCGCAAAAGAACTTAGCGCAAACATGTATTTATTGCGAACTGCCCATTTCAGGAACTTTCCGAATATTTTGTACAAACCTTTATCGTAAGTTTCGGCATGTTCGCCTTTCGGACGTTCTTTACGGTAGAAATATTTTGCATTAAATGGTGTCTGTATCATCGCAAATACCCAGCTTAAGGTAAGCGAGATAATCAGCACGGTAAACAGCGACGAAAGGAACTCACCGGCCTCGTTTGGCGACATACGCAATGGCAGGAACGCCAGAATTGCAACAGCCGTGGCACCCAACAATGGCAGCGCGGTTTTCTGTGCGGTATTTACAAATGCTTTGCTTCGGTCCATCCCCGATTTCAGGTCGACCAGAATTCCATCGGCAACAACAATAGCGTTGTCGACCAACATTCCCATGGCCAAAATAATGGCGGCAAGCGTAACACGGTGCAATGGCAGGCCTATGGCCAACATTATAATCAAAGTTCCCATGATAGTGAAGATCAAACCGCTTGAAATCAGCAGCCCTGATCGGTATCCCATGGCAAACATCAGCACCACAATTACAATCCCTACCGACATGGCAAGGTTCAGCATAAAGTCTTTTACCGCATCATCAACACGGTCGGGCTGGTAATACACCTGGTTAATTTCGAAGCCAACCGGTAATTCGTTTTGTAATTCGGCCAGTTTTTTATCCAGTCGCTCACCCAGTTTTACCACGTTAATTCCACTCTCGTTCGATAAACCCAGTGTTAAACCGGCTTTGTCGTTGTAGAAAAGCGCCGTGTTTTGGGGCTCAAGGTACGATCTTTCTATTGTTGCAATATCGCCCAAACGGAAGTTACCTCCGCCGGGAACCTGTATCAAAAGATTTTCAATTTCTTCAATTGAAGTTATTTTTTGGCCTACTCCAACACGAATCGATTCGTCGCCGGTAACAATTGATCCCGGGTTGATAATCGCCGTTTCGTTTTGAATGGCCGCCGCAATGTACATGGGGTTTACACTTAAGCCTGCCAGCTTTTCAGGTGAAAAAACAATGTCGATGGTTTCGGTTTGTTCACCATAAATCTGCGAGCGGCGAACACCGTTTACGCTTAAAAGCTCGCGTTCGATGTACTCGGTGTATTTTACCAACTCGTGATGCGAATATCCATCGGCAGTAATGGCATACAAAATTCCGTACACATCGGCAAAATCATCATTCACAATGGGATCCATTGCACCCGATGGTAACGAACCTTTTGCATCGTTCACCTTTCGCCGCAAATGATCCCAAAGCTGGGGCAGCTGTGGTGTTTTTACCGTTGGCTGAATGTAGATGGTAATGATCGACAAACCGGGACGCGAAACGGATTGAATCTCATCGATATTTTCCAGTTTCTGAATGGCTTTTTCCAGCGGGTCGGTCACCTCCAGCTCAACTTCGTGTGCGGTGGCTCCCTGGTAAACGGTAATTACTGTGGCTGCCTTAATCGGAATTTCGGCATCCTCCAGCTTCCCAATATTATTGTAAGCAATTATACCTCCCAACAATACTGCAACCAGTATGGTGGAGATCATTGCTTTTTGATTCAGTAACTTTTCCAGCATTACAATAATCCTCCAATATTAGTTACCGATGGTGTTTTAATGGCTTGAACTTTTTGACCTTCCACCAGGTAATGCACTCCTGCAGTAACAATCTGTTCGCCGTTGTTTACCCCCGACACAATATTTACGCGTCCCTGACTTCCATCGAGTGCGATCTTAACTTCGCGTTTCTCCACTTTGCTTGTTGAAGGATTGAATACCCAAACATAAGTGCTTGTTTTTTCGTGGAAAATTGCCGAAGCCGCTATTGAGAGTTGATTTTGTTTGGCCGTATTATAAACGGTAACTTCCGCTGTCATTCCAGGAGCTACTTTCAAATTATTTTTATTCCCGAACGAAAATTTAACTTCATACA
This genomic interval carries:
- a CDS encoding efflux RND transporter permease subunit, coding for MLEKLLNQKAMISTILVAVLLGGIIAYNNIGKLEDAEIPIKAATVITVYQGATAHEVELEVTDPLEKAIQKLENIDEIQSVSRPGLSIITIYIQPTVKTPQLPQLWDHLRRKVNDAKGSLPSGAMDPIVNDDFADVYGILYAITADGYSHHELVKYTEYIERELLSVNGVRRSQIYGEQTETIDIVFSPEKLAGLSVNPMYIAAAIQNETAIINPGSIVTGDESIRVGVGQKITSIEEIENLLIQVPGGGNFRLGDIATIERSYLEPQNTALFYNDKAGLTLGLSNESGINVVKLGERLDKKLAELQNELPVGFEINQVYYQPDRVDDAVKDFMLNLAMSVGIVIVVLMFAMGYRSGLLISSGLIFTIMGTLIIMLAIGLPLHRVTLAAIILAMGMLVDNAIVVADGILVDLKSGMDRSKAFVNTAQKTALPLLGATAVAILAFLPLRMSPNEAGEFLSSLFTVLIISLTLSWVFAMIQTPFNAKYFYRKERPKGEHAETYDKGLYKIFGKFLKWAVRNKYMFALSSFAILIFAFWSFRFVKVDFMSKIDYDQFFIEYFLPQGADIDAVEADVKQIQEDILAMDGVHAVTGSVGRPPARYLLMRHMQTGGANYADFIVETNNTDRVETLIPEIENYLNKNYPNAFVRVMEYGAAFADADIEAQFIGPDPAILKDLANQAKRIFLEEPSAVNVTDDWKNQTKKIVPVYSVERAQPLGLSRADMGNSILVATNGRPIGAIYEGDKMLPIVLRTDNKVAENIEQLLNIPVWGQQSRASVPLSQIVDTMKVTWDYELIHRLDNKRAIKAQCDAADGYTAAEVQAKFQEKVEAIDLPEGYELHWEGATARSGEANSALFMFLPLAIGLMAIIIIGLFNNLKQPIIIFLVVPFAFVGIVLGLATTGVYLTFAGIIGALGLIGMMIKNAVVLLDEINQNIKGGKDRLKATIDAALSRLRPVMMASLTTILGMAPLVTDSMFNSTAIVIMFGLAVGSIITLVVVPVLYTVLYRVDGSKLNEIKTKV